In Actinoplanes octamycinicus, the genomic window ACGACTGTTCATCGATCTGTCTCGTTGAGGTTGATCGCTCCTACGTTCTGCCGCACAGCAGTGACGAAGGAGGAGATGCCTCGTGTGGCGACGTCTTTCGACAGCCGGCCTGGCCCTGGTCACGGTCGTGACCGGCCTGGCCGCCGGCGGGAGCCCGGCGGCCGCGGACCCGGCCGGGCCGGTGCTCTACGCGGACAGCCCGGGCGCGGTGCCCGGGCGGTACATCGTGACGCTCAAGGATCACGCGTCGATCGGCAATCAGGCGAGCACGCTGGCCCGGCGGTTCGACGGGCAGCTGCGGCACGTCTACGACCAGGTGCAGCACGGCTTCTCGGTGGCGCTGCCGGAGAGCCGGGCGCGCCGACTGGCCGCCGACCCGGCGGTCGCGTCCGTCGAGCAGGTGCAGCGGATCACCGTGCAGGACACCCAGAGCAACCCGCCGAACTGGGGTGACGACCGGATCGACCAGCGCAGCCTGCCGCTGGACCGGGCGTTCACCTATCCGGCGAACCCGGGGCAGGGCGTGACCGTCTACGTCCTGGACACCGGGCTGAACGCGAGCCACACCGACTTCACCGGCCGGGTCGGCCAGGGCGTCGACATCGTGGACGGGGACAGCAACCCGGCCGACTGCCACGGGCACGGCACGCACGTCGCCGGGACCGCGGCCGGCACCACCTACGGCATCGCCAAGAAGGCCCGGATCGTCTCGGTGCGGGTGCTCGACTGCCAGGGCACCGGCACCAACGACGACCTGATCGCCGGGATCAACTGGGTGCGGAGCAACGCGCAGAAGCCGGCCGTGGCGAACTACAGCATCGGCTGCGGCAGCCGCTGCACCAGCCAGGCGATGGACAGCGCGGTGTCCAGCCTGATCAGCTCCGGGGTGCAGTTCGTCCAGGCGGCCGGCAACTCCGGCGACGACGCCTGCTACTACTCCCCACAGGCGGTCGCCGCCGCGATCACCGTCGGCAACAGCACCAGCGCCGATGCCCGGAACAGCACCAGCAACTACGGTTCCTGCCTGGACCTGTTCGCGCCGGGGACCAGCATCGTGTCGGCGTCCTACGCCAGCAACACCGGCAGCGCCACGATGACCGGCACCTCGATGGCGTCCCCGCACGTGGCCGGCGCCGCGGCCGCCTATCTGGGCGCGAATCCGTCGGCGACCCCGGCGCAGGTCCGGGAGGCGCTGGTCGGCAACGGCAGCACCGGCAAGATCACCAGCCCGGGCAGCGGGTCCCCGAACGTGCTGCTCTACACCGGTTTCATCGGCGGCGGCACGCCCGCCGATCCGGTGATCACCAACCCGGGCGCGCAGCGCATGGCGGCCGGCCAGGAGGCCGAGCTGCAACTCACGGTCACCGGCGGCACGAAACCCTACTCCTGGCAGGCGTCCGGCCTTCCCGCCGGGCTCGCGATCGGTGCGGACAGCGGACAGATCTCCGGTACGCCCTCCGCGCCCGGAACCTCGAACGTCACGGTGACCGTCACCGACAGCGCCGGCCGGTCCGGGTCGACGACCTTCACCTGGACCGTCACCTCCGGCGGCGGCTGCCCGCCGGCCCAGCCGATCGGCAATCCCGGCTTCGAGAACGGCACCACGCCGTGGACCGCCACCGCGAACGTGATCGGCACCTGGTCGCAGTACCCGGCCCGGACCGGCACCCGGAACGCCTGGCTCAACGGGGGTGGCCAGGTCCAGACCGACACCCTCGGGCAGCAGGTCGCCCTGCCGGCCTGCGGCAGCGTGTCGCTGCGCTTCTGGCTCCGGATCACCACCGCGGAGTACGACGGCGGCGTCTACGACAAGCTCACCCTGACCGCGGGCAGCAGCACCGTGGCCACCTGGACCAACCTGGACCAGACGTCCGGGTACGTGGAGAAGGTGGTCGACCTGACCGCCTTCGCCGGGCAGACGGTGAACCTCAAGTTCACCGGCGTGGAGGACTGGTCGCTGCAGACCAGCTTCGTGATCGACGACGTGACCGTCAGCGCGTCCTGATCATCTCTGCCCGGCGGGAGTGGGCGGCCGGGATCCGGCCGCTCACTCCCACTCCCAGCGCATGCCGGCGATGCCCGGGGCGACGTCCGCGGCGACCAGGTGGGCGCCGTGCGTCGAGCCGATCCACGCCTCCCAGACGCCCTGCTCCGGGGCGTTCAGCGCGCGCCGCTGGAAGCGGTGGCAGCGGGCCGGGACCGCGTCGTGGTGGAACTGGACCTGCAGCACGTACTCGTTCACCGGGGTGGTGAACGCTCGGTAGTAGTTGTCGGTCGGCACCCGCGACTCGCTGCGGTACTCGTGCTCGATCACCACGGTCTCGCCCTGCGACAGCATCCGGTCGAAGACGATCTCGGCGGCCAGCAGCCCGGATCCGGGGTCGCTGCGGGTCCGCCCGATCCGGCAGTTGCGGATCGCGGCGATCGAGGTGGTCGCGGCCAGGTCGTCGCTGGAGAAGATGCCGACCGTCCGGGACACCCGGTCGACGTTGGCCCGCAGCACCTGCCGGCAGGTCAGGCTCACCTCCTGCCGGTCCGGCCCGACCGTGTAGAGGTCGTGCAGGCTGAGCCGGGTCAGCTCGTGGTACATCCACCGGTCCAGCCCGCCGATCGCCCGGGCCACGCTGACCCCGTCGGAGAACAGCCGGTCCACCTCGATCGTGCCGGGTGGCCGGGTCAGCCACCGCCCACGCGGCCGGCGCGGTCCCAGCTGCACCATCAGCGAGTCCTCGGGCAGCGTGAGGATCCGCTCCAGCAGCCGGACCGCCTTGAGCGACTCGGGCCGCTCCGGCCGGCTGCGCCCCCGCCGCCAGTAGCTGAGCGTGGTCAGGCTCAGGTTGATCCCGGCCGCCGCCAGCTGCTCCTGGATCTCGTCCAGCCGCACCCCACGGTCCTCGATCGCCAGGTGCAGCGCCGCCGAGAACGGCCCGGTCCGCAGCGCATGCGCGAGGTCCCGCCCCAGCTCGGCCCGCCCGTCCTCCATGCCGACCGAGTATCGTCCCCGATCGATCGGATTCAAAGACCTCCGACGTACGCGGCGATCGCCGCGGCGGCCCCGGCGCGCCGGGACAGCTCGGCGACGGCGGTACAGCGACCAGTGCCCGGGCCCCCACCTGGGACACCAACTCGGTGGTCTCCCCGAGGCGGGCGAAGAGCCCGAAGTCCCGGGGTACGCGGGGGCGTGCTCCGCGTCAGCTGGTGGACGCGGCGCGGTCCGCGCGGATCACGGCTTGGGCGGGCATGCTCGCGCGGATCACGGCGCAGGTGGGGCGTGCTCCGCGCGGACGGGGCGTGCTCCGCGGGAATCAGGGCACGGACGGGGCGTGCTCCGCGCGGATCAGGGCGCGGGCGGCGGCGACCGCGCGGGCCGCCACCGCGTCCACCGTCGACGAGCCGCGGGCGAAGAAGCCATCCGCGAACAGTGACGTGTAGCCGTGCCCGACCGCGATGATCGCCTCGACCAGGGCGACGCTCTGCTGGTAGGTCGGGACGTCGGTGGCGGCGGCCAGCTCCAGGACCGTGTCCATCAAGGCCCGGGTGTGCTCCCGCCGACCCTCGTCAGGCACCCGGTACAGCTCAGGGGCGTAGATGACGTGCAGGCCGGCGCCGGTGCGCACGACGTACCGGAAATAGGCGCCGGCGACCGCGGCCAGACGATCGGCCGGGTCCGGACCGGAGTCCTCGGCGGCCGCGAGGATCGCGGACCGCAGGTCGCGCGCGGCCGTGGCGGAGACCGCGGACAGCAGGTGGTCGCGGTCCGGGAAGTGCCGGTACGGCGCGGCGGAGCTCACGCCCAGCCGCCGGGCCACCGCGGCCACCGAGAAGCGGCGCAGCCCCACCTCGGCGAGCAGCTCGAAGCTGGCGCCGATCAGGGCGGCACGCAGGTCACCGTGGTGGTAGGCGCGTTCCCGCGACATGCCCGCCTCCCCGCGGCCGCAGTGTAAGTCCCCTCTTACATTACAGCCCCTCAGCGATCGCCGCCGTGGCCCGCGGCCGGGCCGCCGTCACCGCCCCTCAGCGATCACTGCGGTGGCCCGCAGCCGGGCCGCCGTCACAACCCCTCAGCGATCGCCGCCGTGGCCTGCAGCCAGGCCGCGTGGCTGGCCGAGGAGAGCGCGTCGTAGGCGATCGGCCCGCCGCCGATCAGCGCCGGGTCGTACGGGATGTCGACGACCGCCCGGGTCAGCTGGCCGAAGTGCCGGTGCAGCCGGGCCCGCAGCGCCTTGTCCGGGACCGCGGCCGGCTCGGCCAGCACGGTCACCGCCTTGGCCACCAGCTCGCCGCGACCGGAGGTGTTCAGCGCGTCGGCCATCCAGGCGGCGCTCTGCGAGGTGTCCTCGCGCACCGTGGAGACGATCACCAACTGGTCGGCCTCGGCGACGGCCGCCTCCCAGTTGCTGGCCCGCATGTTGTTGCCGGTGTCGACGACCATCACCCGGTAGAACCGGCTCAGCGTCCGGTGCAGATCCTTGAAGGCCGCGGCGTCGATGCTGGCCGAGGACTCCGCGTCCTCGTCCGAGGCGAGCACGTCGAACTGCGCGTCGCCCTGCGACCGCACGTAGTTGTCCAGGTCGCCGACCCGGGCGCTGCGCACGTCGGCGAACCGGTCCAGGTCGCGCAGCAGGTCCACGGCGGTGTTGGTGTGCCGGGCCGGGTTGGCCCGCCAGCCCATGGTGCCCCGGGTCTCGTTGTTGTCCCAGCCCAGCACGTAGCCGCCGCGGTGGATGCCGAGCGTCCGGGCGATCATCAGGGTGGTGGTCGTCTTGATCGCCCCGCCCTTCGGGTTGACCACCACCACCGTTTTCGGGCCGTTCAGGCTGCGCTGCACGGCCGCGACCGCGGTGCGGTGCCGCACCTCGGCCGGTCCGGGCGGCAGCGCCACCACCCCGGCGGAGGCCCGCCGGACGATCGCCCGCCACCCGGTCTTGGCCGGGCCCATCGGCGGCGCGGGCCGGTCGGCGAGCAGGTCGTCCAGGGTCGGCGGGGTCACCTTGACCGGGGCGGGAGCCGCCGGCTGCGCGGGCGCCGGCAGGGCCGACCACGGCGCGGCCGGCTCCGCCTTGTCCCGGGCCAGCAGGGTGGCGGGTGGCGGGGGCAGCGCCGCCCACGGGCCGGCGGCGGAGCGTTCCTCCGTGCCCGCCTCGGTCCCGGTGTCCTGCACCCACGGCGGGTAGCTGCCGTTGTCCGTTGACATGTCGCCTCCAGCGCCTTCGAGACCAATGCCCCCTATCAATATCAAAGAGCGCCCAGCAACGTCGGACCGCACGCCGGTGCGAGTGGCCTTTTACCTTCGCGCCACGCCGCCGGCTGCCTGCCCCGGTGGTCAGAGCCGCATGTCGGTGACGAAACAGACGACCTCGCCGTCCTGGTCGCGGCCGATCCACGTCGGGTAGGCGCCGTCGCCCCACCCGCTCGAGTAGGCGATCAGCTCGCCGCCGTCCAGCATCGCGAAACCGCCCTGATCGAACTCCAGGAGTTCGTCGGGCAGGTCGTCGTCGAACCAGGCGGCGTAGTGTTCGCGCTGCTCGGCGTCGAGGAAGCAGGCCAGGCCGGCGTCCACCGAGACGCCGTAGTAGTAGCCCTCGCGCAGGTCGAGCGGATCCTGTCCGTCGCACAGTACCAACTCCCAGCGGGCCACCGGCCGATCGGCCACGGTGAGCCGGGCGGCCGCGATCCGGACGTGCTCCTCGTCGCCGGCGAGGTGCGCCCGGCTGATCGTCACCGGATAGCTCCCCGGCGCCACGGTGACCAGGTAGGGCGCCTGGTCGTCGGAGAGCCAGCCGGGGTCGGCCGCGACCAGCCGGCCGGACGGCAGCCGCAGGTCGCCGGCGGCGACGACCTCGATCCGGGCCGTCGTCCGGCCACCTGCCACCGGGCGGACAGCGCCCTCGGTGAACAGGCCGGCCACGTCACCGGGCTGAAGGGAACGTGGCGGCTGCCAGGGCACCGCGCTGTCGTGGACCACCGGCAGGTCGTGCGTGTCGGACTCGACCACCTCCGCCGGTCCGGCCCCGATCAGGGTGAGCAGTCCGGCCCAGTCACCGGGACCCGGCCTGGGCAGCCGGGGTGCCGCCTCGAACCCGGTCTGGGTCCGCAGGCCGCCGCCTTCGCCGTTCGGACGCTCCTCGATCAAAAGACGTCCGTCCGACCGGTAGTAGGTGGCGAAGCGCTGGGCCGCCCGCCGTTCGTACTCGTCACCGACCAGGTCGTCCGGCCCGTCCCAGGTGGCGGCGGTCCACAGGGCCAGACCCCCGTCGGCCGACGGGCGGAACTCGTGCTGAGCCACCTGGCGGCCCCGATCGTCGTAGCGGACCGCGGCGAGGTAGCTGTCCGCCCAGGCGACCCGGATCTCCAGCCGCACCCGGCTGCCGTCGAGGAGTACGACCGCGTACGTGTCGCGGGTTGCCGCCTCGGCCCGGCTCATTGGGTTGACCAGCGCGCGGCCGTCCCAGCCGGCGCCGTAGACCGCCACCAAATTGATCATGGCCGGGGACTCTACGGCCAGCAGCCGCTCCGGTGAAGACGCGGTTCTCGGCGGGAACCGTCCGTGCCCGCTGTCCGACCCGGCCGACGCCTACTTGACCCGGACGGTCGTGGTCTTGGCCGAGCGGTCGGGGAGGACCGAGACCCCTTTGATCTCGTAGGTGCCGGGCTTGGTCACGGTGATGCTGTACGTGTCGTCGGTCGCGGTGAACACGTGCTTCACCGTCTTGCCGCCGAGCTTGGCGTAGACGATGTTGTAACCGCGGTCCTTCCACCGGGGGTCGACGAACTTGCCGGAGATCACCCGGCCCCTGGCCGTCGCGCTCAGGGTGAGCTTCGGTGCCGTAGTCGGGGGCGCCACACCGAAGTCGACCGGGACCGTGTTCCAGTCGGTGCTGAGGTACGGCGTCTGCCAGTTGTAGACGATGGTGACTTTCACGGTTCTGCGGCCGTACTCGCCGTAGCTCGGGCAGAAGTCGAACGTCGTGCGGCCGTTCGCATACTCCGGGTTGCTGACTCTGCGGAGTGGCCCGGCGTTGGAGGCCACGCCGCCGATGAGCACGTAGTCGGCGACGGAGCGGTGGTAGACCGCGAAGTGGACCATCCGGGTGCAGCCGTACCCGGAGCCGAACGTGCTCGCGACCCGGATGTTCCGGTCCTCGGCGGCCTGCGCCGGGGCGGCGACGGCGATCGAGGCGGTGCCGGCGAGAAGCGCGGTGAGGGCGGTGACGAGTTTCTTCATGCCTGGGATGGTCGGTAGGTGACGCGTGCCACTCAAGGTTTCCGGCCGGGCCGGCGAGGTGCTGTCCGGGTGCGGCCCGTTCCCTTCCGGTGCGGGTTGTGCATGGCGCGGCGCCTCACCCACGGGCAACGAATCGCCTCCGGCTGCGGAGGGTCAGGTACCGCACGGGACGGTCAGCCAGTCGGTGGCGGGGATGGCGGTGCGGGACCGGTCGAGTTGGGTCAGGATGCGGTCGAGGTCGTCGGGGGACTGCAGGAACTCCAGGACGGCGCGGTAGAAGGCGTTGGTCATCGCGCTGGGCATGAGGTCGGAGGCGTCGAAGCACAGCCTCGCCTCCCCGGTCAGCGTCTCGGCGATGCGGCGGGTCACCGGGTCGTCGTAGATGGCCGGGTCGACGCCCCGGTTCGCGGAGAACACCGAGCCGTGGCTCGCCGCCGGCCAGATGCTCTGCGCCTCGTCGGTGGCCAGGAAACGGATCAGCTCGCGGGCCTCCGGCTTGTCGGTGAACAGGGCGGCCAGGTCGGCGGACACCTCCCACGCCCGGTCCTCGGCGGACGGGAACGGCACGAAGTCCCGGCCGGCGGCGTCGCCGGCCACGAACGACGCCTGGTGGTGCAGGAAGCATCCGGGTGGGTTGGCGGACATCGCCCGGCCCGCGTCGGCGAAGTTGGTGAACAGCAGGCCCGGCGCGCCGCCGCGGACGAAACCGGGCCGCAGCGCGATCCGGCCCCAGGCCTGCCACGCCTGTTTGATCTCCGGGGCGGTCCAGGCCAGCTTTCCGGCGGCCCAGCGCTGGTACGCCGCGGGGCCGGCCTGGTGCAGCACGAAATCCTCGATCCAGTCGGTGCCGGGCCAGCCGGAGACCGGGGTGGACCCCATGCCCATGCACCAGGCCGCGGCGCCGCCCGTGCTGAGGCGTTCGCTGATCTTGACGAGCTCGTCCCAGGTCGGCGGCCGGTCACCGGACAGGCCGGGGACCCGGCTCGGGTCGTACCAGATCAAGCTCTTGAGAGAGGTTTTGACCGCGACCGAGTAGCGAGCGTTGTCCATCTGCTCCAGCCGCAGCCACTGTGCGCTGTGCGACTGCTCGGCGCCGGCGTCGATCACGTCGTCCAGCCGGCGCACCGCGGAACGGCGCACGTAGCCGGCAAGATCGCCCAGGCTGGGCAGCACCGCGATGTCCGGCGGCGTACCTTTCTGCACCTCGGCGGTCAGCACCTGGTTGAGCGCGCGGGTGCCCTGCAGCTCCACCCGGATGCCGGTCTTGTCGGTGAACCGGTCCAGCACCTGCCGGAACGCCGCCGCCTCGCCGCCGGTCCACGACGCGAGCACGGTCACCGCCGCCCGGTCGTCGCCGGTGCACGCCGCGGTTGCGGTGAGCAGGACGGCGACGGCTGCCAGTGTCACTGCTCGTACGATGCGCATCGCCGCCCCTACCGATACTCGTTGATGCGTGGATAGAGGCCGAGCGGCACCAGCGCCATCGCGATCAGTGCCGCGAGCAGGAGCAGCAGCAGCCGCCCGGTCGTCGCGGTGGCCGCCGCGGCATGCCCGTCCACGTCCTTGATGCGGGCGGTGAGCGCCTCCTCCGCGGGTGGCTCGGCGGCGGCTTTCGCCACGACCATGTCACCGCAAGCACCACGGCACGCCTTCGCCACCGCCTCGCCGAGCATCTTCTGCCCACGCTGGTCGGCGGCGTCGATGCGCGCGTGCCACACCCCGACCAGTGTGGTGCCCGCCTGCCGGGTCGCGGTCAGCTCGCCGCGAGCGGCGAAATCGAAGGACATCCCGGCGGCCAGGGCCAGCACGGCGAGAGTCGCGGCGATCAACGGCGGATTGAAGGTACGGCGGAAGCGCCGGCTCAGGAACACCTGCGTGGCCAGCAGCAGTCCGAGCAGCACGGTCACCGGCACGATCCAGACGGCCACCCAGCCCGGCGCCATCCGGCCGGTCGTGAGCTGCCGGTCGAGGGTCCGCTGCTCGACGGCCAGCAGGTCGTCGAGCTGGTCCAGGATGCCGTCGGGCATGTGCAGCAGGCGCGAGGCGTACCACAGATCGGCGACGGCCAGGACCGACGCGGGATCCTTGCGGAAGTGCGCGTCGGCCTGCTCGATCAACCCGGAGTACGCCGCCAGCTGGCCCTGCACCAGCTGGATGCTCTGACCGACCCCGGCGCCCGCGACGCTGTCCACGGCGAGCTGGGTGAGACTCTGGCCGGCGAGGGCGATCTGGTTCTGATATCGCTCGCCGGGGCCGGTCAGCCCCACCGCCCCGCTGCGGAAACTGGCGACGGCGGCCTGGTCGGCCTCCACCAGCGCGGCGTGTGCGGCCAGAACGTGCTGGATCGACGGCACCGAGTGGCTCCCGACGCGCTCGGCGGTCGCGCGGGTGCCCTGAAAGACCCACGCCGAGGTGCCGAGCACGATCAGCAGCGCCAGCTCCAGCACGACCAGCGCACGCCACAGAGCGGACCGGGTCGTACCCGTATGGATCCCGAACCTGATCAATGGCTGCCCTCCCGCGAGGAACAGTACCAACGGTGTCCACACGACTACCCGAAGTCGATCATCGCCGGTCCGGCGGCCGGCCCCTCAGGGCAGAACCCGGTTCTCGCTGTCGCGATCAGGTGGGACGGCGCAGCGCCGCCCGGTCAGCGGAGGGCGGCGGCGATCGCTTCCGCCGGGGTCGTCGTCGGCCGTCCGATCAGGCGCCGCAAGTCGCCGGAGCCGGTGAACATCTCGTCGTGGCTCATCGCGCGGTCGGCGTCCGCCAGGACCTGCGCCAGCTCGGCGGGCACGCCCGCGCCGACCAGCACCTGGGCGAACTCGTCGACCGGCAGATCGGTGTAGCCGATCCGCTTGCCCGTCGCGGCCGAGATCGCCGCGGCCAGTTGCGTCAGGGTGAAGGGTTCGTCGCCGCCCAGCTCGTACGCCTTGCCGTCGTGGCCTTCGGTCGTCAGCACGACCGCGGCGGCGTCGGCGTAGTCAGCTCGGGTCGCGGCGCTGATCCTGCCCTGGCCGGCGGCCCCGACGAGCGTTCCGCCCCGCAGGATCTGAGGGAGCTGGTCGGTGTAGTTCTCCAGGTACCAGCCGTTGCGCAGCATCACGCTGGGGAGGCGCTCGCGCAGGTACTCCTCGGTGGCCCAGTGGGTCGGAGAAAGGGTGGTGGTGGACGTGTCCGCGTGCAGCATGCTGGTGAACGCGACCAGCGACGCGCCCGCCACCACCGCGGCGTCGATGGCGCGGCGGTGGTTGGCGACGCGCTCGCTCGGGGTCGTGGTGGAGATCAGCAGAAGCTTGTCCACGCCCTCGAAGGCTGCGGGGAGGCTGCCGGGCTCCGCGAAGTCGGCCCGGCGGATCTCGACACCGCGGTCGGCGAAGTCCTTGATCCTGCTGATGTCACGGCTGGTCGCAACGATCTCGGAGGCCGGCACCCCACGGGTCAGCAGCGCTTCGACAGTGAGCCGGCCCAGATTTCCGGAGGCTGCGGTGACAACGATCGACATGGCGGTTTCACCTTTTCTGCCGCGGACCTTCCGCGACGTGAACCCACGATGACCTGGTCGCTCTCCTTTGGTAAGGGCGAACTTTCGGGTAAGGTGCCCACCCGGGCGAAAGGATCCAGGTGAGATTCATGGCGACGGTCGGTGAAGTGAGCGAGTCCACACCATCGTGGGACCCGTATACGCGCGGCTGCCCGTCGCGTGACGTGCTCGACCAGATCGGCAGCAAATGGGCTGTCCTGGTGATGGGCGAGCTCGGCAGGCATGGGGCGCGTCGGTTCACGCAGCTGCGGCAGCAGCTCGGGGGGATCAGCGAGAAGATGCTCACCCAGACGCTGCGCACGCTCGAACGCGACGGGCTGATCCTGCGGACGGTGTATCCGGAGGCGCCGATCCGGGTGGAGTACGAGCTGACGCCGCTCGGCCAGACCCTGCGCGGTCCCCTGAAGGCGCTCACCGAGTGGTCGACGCAGCACATCGAGGAAGTTGTCGACGCCCGCAAGAAGTACGACGAACGTACCGAAAAATAGCGGGCCCCTCCGGAGAAGCGGGGTGATCTCGCCGGCACCCGCCTTCTCGGGGAGGCATGGCGGTTGACTGTCTTGCCGTGCTGGTCGATGGGTCAGGCGATGGCGGTGCGCAGCGCGATGGAGATGCCGATGCAGTGCGCCGCGAAGGCGGTGATCGTCAGGGCGTGGAAGACCTCGTGGAACCCGAACCAGCGCG contains:
- a CDS encoding S8 family peptidase translates to MWRRLSTAGLALVTVVTGLAAGGSPAAADPAGPVLYADSPGAVPGRYIVTLKDHASIGNQASTLARRFDGQLRHVYDQVQHGFSVALPESRARRLAADPAVASVEQVQRITVQDTQSNPPNWGDDRIDQRSLPLDRAFTYPANPGQGVTVYVLDTGLNASHTDFTGRVGQGVDIVDGDSNPADCHGHGTHVAGTAAGTTYGIAKKARIVSVRVLDCQGTGTNDDLIAGINWVRSNAQKPAVANYSIGCGSRCTSQAMDSAVSSLISSGVQFVQAAGNSGDDACYYSPQAVAAAITVGNSTSADARNSTSNYGSCLDLFAPGTSIVSASYASNTGSATMTGTSMASPHVAGAAAAYLGANPSATPAQVREALVGNGSTGKITSPGSGSPNVLLYTGFIGGGTPADPVITNPGAQRMAAGQEAELQLTVTGGTKPYSWQASGLPAGLAIGADSGQISGTPSAPGTSNVTVTVTDSAGRSGSTTFTWTVTSGGGCPPAQPIGNPGFENGTTPWTATANVIGTWSQYPARTGTRNAWLNGGGQVQTDTLGQQVALPACGSVSLRFWLRITTAEYDGGVYDKLTLTAGSSTVATWTNLDQTSGYVEKVVDLTAFAGQTVNLKFTGVEDWSLQTSFVIDDVTVSAS
- a CDS encoding MinD/ParA family ATP-binding protein, coding for MSTDNGSYPPWVQDTGTEAGTEERSAAGPWAALPPPPATLLARDKAEPAAPWSALPAPAQPAAPAPVKVTPPTLDDLLADRPAPPMGPAKTGWRAIVRRASAGVVALPPGPAEVRHRTAVAAVQRSLNGPKTVVVVNPKGGAIKTTTTLMIARTLGIHRGGYVLGWDNNETRGTMGWRANPARHTNTAVDLLRDLDRFADVRSARVGDLDNYVRSQGDAQFDVLASDEDAESSASIDAAAFKDLHRTLSRFYRVMVVDTGNNMRASNWEAAVAEADQLVIVSTVREDTSQSAAWMADALNTSGRGELVAKAVTVLAEPAAVPDKALRARLHRHFGQLTRAVVDIPYDPALIGGGPIAYDALSSASHAAWLQATAAIAEGL
- a CDS encoding winged helix-turn-helix transcriptional regulator, giving the protein MATVGEVSESTPSWDPYTRGCPSRDVLDQIGSKWAVLVMGELGRHGARRFTQLRQQLGGISEKMLTQTLRTLERDGLILRTVYPEAPIRVEYELTPLGQTLRGPLKALTEWSTQHIEEVVDARKKYDERTEK
- a CDS encoding ABC transporter substrate-binding protein, with the protein product MTLAAVAVLLTATAACTGDDRAAVTVLASWTGGEAAAFRQVLDRFTDKTGIRVELQGTRALNQVLTAEVQKGTPPDIAVLPSLGDLAGYVRRSAVRRLDDVIDAGAEQSHSAQWLRLEQMDNARYSVAVKTSLKSLIWYDPSRVPGLSGDRPPTWDELVKISERLSTGGAAAWCMGMGSTPVSGWPGTDWIEDFVLHQAGPAAYQRWAAGKLAWTAPEIKQAWQAWGRIALRPGFVRGGAPGLLFTNFADAGRAMSANPPGCFLHHQASFVAGDAAGRDFVPFPSAEDRAWEVSADLAALFTDKPEARELIRFLATDEAQSIWPAASHGSVFSANRGVDPAIYDDPVTRRIAETLTGEARLCFDASDLMPSAMTNAFYRAVLEFLQSPDDLDRILTQLDRSRTAIPATDWLTVPCGT
- a CDS encoding SDR family oxidoreductase, whose amino-acid sequence is MSIVVTAASGNLGRLTVEALLTRGVPASEIVATSRDISRIKDFADRGVEIRRADFAEPGSLPAAFEGVDKLLLISTTTPSERVANHRRAIDAAVVAGASLVAFTSMLHADTSTTTLSPTHWATEEYLRERLPSVMLRNGWYLENYTDQLPQILRGGTLVGAAGQGRISAATRADYADAAAVVLTTEGHDGKAYELGGDEPFTLTQLAAAISAATGKRIGYTDLPVDEFAQVLVGAGVPAELAQVLADADRAMSHDEMFTGSGDLRRLIGRPTTTPAEAIAAALR
- a CDS encoding TetR/AcrR family transcriptional regulator — encoded protein: MSRERAYHHGDLRAALIGASFELLAEVGLRRFSVAAVARRLGVSSAAPYRHFPDRDHLLSAVSATAARDLRSAILAAAEDSGPDPADRLAAVAGAYFRYVVRTGAGLHVIYAPELYRVPDEGRREHTRALMDTVLELAAATDVPTYQQSVALVEAIIAVGHGYTSLFADGFFARGSSTVDAVAARAVAAARALIRAEHAPSVP
- a CDS encoding DUF4241 domain-containing protein — translated: MINLVAVYGAGWDGRALVNPMSRAEAATRDTYAVVLLDGSRVRLEIRVAWADSYLAAVRYDDRGRQVAQHEFRPSADGGLALWTAATWDGPDDLVGDEYERRAAQRFATYYRSDGRLLIEERPNGEGGGLRTQTGFEAAPRLPRPGPGDWAGLLTLIGAGPAEVVESDTHDLPVVHDSAVPWQPPRSLQPGDVAGLFTEGAVRPVAGGRTTARIEVVAAGDLRLPSGRLVAADPGWLSDDQAPYLVTVAPGSYPVTISRAHLAGDEEHVRIAAARLTVADRPVARWELVLCDGQDPLDLREGYYYGVSVDAGLACFLDAEQREHYAAWFDDDLPDELLEFDQGGFAMLDGGELIAYSSGWGDGAYPTWIGRDQDGEVVCFVTDMRL